In Chelmon rostratus isolate fCheRos1 chromosome 21, fCheRos1.pri, whole genome shotgun sequence, the genomic window CTCCAGGCATTAGACATACCCCAGACTTACCCTAATGTTGTCAAAGGAGGTTTTGCTGGTGATGTCGTACAGGAGGAGCAAAGCTTTGGAGATAGAACCAACAAAAAAGATAACTGAACATATGGTTCTCTAGCTGCATGCCTCTGCAACAGTAACTTTTGGGGATAATAGTACAGCTGCGAGTCCGGTGTCGACTTCTATTAGAGTCAATTACCGTGTGCGTCTCTGTAATATGCATGTGTCACACTTCTGAACCTCTCCTGTCCCGCCGTGTCCCaaatctgaaacagaaaaggaaaaagaagctgCACATGGTGACTTGGCCTGGTTCCACTTGACTAGCTCTGAATTTCAGTTACAACACCGGTGCCCAAGAGGAACCTAAAAATAGGTGGCTATTGTGAAAGCACATCAAGTTTTCACTGGAACTAATTTGGTTACTGACCTGTAGCTTGACCTTCACATCGTCAACAGTCACCACTTTATTCTGAGAGAAGCAGAAGCACAATGTTGGAATGGACACTGGCTACAAAGATTAAACACTGATCAAAGGGACAATGTGTCAaactacaaaaaataaaaaccttgttGTCTCAATAACTTTCGGAtagatttctgcctccactccAATGAGGGATCAGTGTCTCTTTTACTCAATCCACAAACCTCCCTCTCAAACCATTTTCTTTGGAATTGCTGTAACGGTATGATGAGTGTTTTAGTTTGGAAAATTAAATCGTTGCAATCATGGGATTTGCGTTGACGTGAGAAGCACACCGTCTTATCACTGCTGACCTCTGAGGGAAGGAAAAGTGGAGGAAGCAATCATAGCTTGTTACCCGTGTGCCACCATCCACTTGTTGAAGtataaactgctccacaaaagaGGCTCTAACAAGCTCACTAGCTCACGGAGAACTGTTGTGTGTATGCGTGGGTCTGCACTAGCATCTTCCCGGCTGGCCTGCACGTTAGCTGGTAGCTTGCCACAATGCCATGCCATTGTTCCTGTACTATTCTGAACCCCCGACAGTCTGAAAAATACCCCAACCAAACTCCCATTCCTCCGAAGACCCATTGCTCTGAAAGAcactgcattattttattttcaactgtCCCTGCCCCCTGCTCTGCCTCCGACTGGCTCTGACCCTGAGCAtccaaccctaacccttaccaAACAAAGAACACGAGCCGATCAGAAGTAGGAGCACTGTGCCTTCTGAGCAATAGGTATTTGTTTTTCGGGGTGATGGACTGTCAGACAAGTGAGCTTTAGTCCAGCGGGAAATTTTTTGGACTACTGGGGATCTGGAATAATCAGCAGTCCCCATTGTCAGCTACTGTAGTCCACCACCTTGTCTTGAGAGTAGTCCCTATGACACCGAGCTTATAGCAATAGTCATTTAGCGAGGATGAGAGGTCAGAGCGTGTGTTCTGTGACTTATCCATGCTAACAGGGGGATGCATGGGTTGGAGGCAGAAATCTTGCACATATAGGTCAAAAACTGGGAAAATCACCAGAagtaagtgagaaaatatgtcaatatatatacacacacacaagacacacccaaatgatgcacacacacaccgtgaaTCCAATGCCCACTGTAGCAGAGAAGGAGCCGGGGATGAACTTTCCCTGGTCGAACTGCACCAACAGCGATGTCTTTCCCACTCCGCTGTCCCCGACGAGGATTGTCTGCAGGGGAACAGCCAGGTCTGATGAAAACTATATTGGTGTCAGAATCAGCCCTCGCAATCATTTTATAATTTGGAGTTGTGACTCAGCATTTGCGTCACAGCGGACATTACTGCTTCCAAGCTGCACAGGCATCATCTCTCTACAAGAGCTTGGCAGTGCACCACTATCAGAGTGTGACTCACAAGCAGGAGGAGATAACCTTCAAgacaatgaaatgaattaaaggCGGCAGTCAGAAGCGTCAAAGTTAGTCATCAGGGCCATCAGTCAGTACTTCATCTTCTATAGGGCTGCCTTTCACTGGCAAACCCACTCAGAGAAGTCACACTGAGGTAGCACAGCGCCCTCCGACCGAGACAGATAAAGAGAGGATCTTGAAGCTGTGATGGTGAAAATGAAGCCTGAGTGTCTGTTATGTTGTGCTGGGTCATTTCTGTTCACAGGTGGTCTTGACCAAACCATTAAATCTGAACCCTGCAGTGAATATCTGCTGACGTTCAGAAGTGGCCTTAATATCTAATGATATCTAGCAGTTAGCCTCCTGTGACATCAACATCGCCATCCAGAAGTTGTCTGTGAAAGACGTATAAATCTTGACCATGCTCTGAATGTCCATAGACGATCGAAAGGGTTTTACAGTTTTCTAATTGTGAACCAGTCATGAACTCCTACTCATGCTGAATCACAGTCAAAGAGACCAGACATCAAGAGCTGAACTGTTCGAAACGTCTCCTGGTGTTGAGAGGCTGTTTTAACAAGATGTCATCACATGTCGTGTCAATGAGAGCATGTAATGAACCTTTATTGACGCTAAGAAGTGATCTTATCTTTGAATTTTTCAAATGTCCATAGACATGATGAATAGGGGGTCTTGGCAGAATGTGTGAGAGCCTGTCATAAAGCCCACAGATGTTCAGAAATGTCAAAATTTTGACCCCATTCTCACATGATCTCTCTTCTCAGAAGTGGTCTCGTCCAGACACCTGGAAGAGGGCCTGTCTTCAATTTCCACTGAATGCCAACTGTGAGGACACCCTGGTGGGCTTGAGGCTAAGGCACCAACCCCCCCAGTAATTCAACTGCAGCTCGGTTTTTGTCTCAATGCTCTCTGAATGATAAAGCCTAAAATAGGtagaagagagaagaaggaagagaggatTAGAATAGAGAAGTTggagcagcttttctctgtgctACAGGTTTCATAGCCTCCCTTTGATCTCAGCATTTAGAGGGATTTCACAAACTCTCAGAATGTGCAACGTCTCAGTTGAGGATAAACTATAGGCTCTGCATCAACAATCACCCTCTGAATTTTCATATCATCTGTACTCAGGCATCAGAAATAACTCCAGCTAGCTGATCTCTCTACTGAGAGAAAAGTCCGTGCAGCCGTTTAAAGAACAAGTATGTGTAGGAGGTGTATCCTGTGTGAAGAAAATGGGGGGGACTAATACTTTAAGCTGATATTTTCTATTCATCTAAACTAGAAAGATTATGTGCATGTTGAAATGCTGAAAGGTGAGAAGCAGCGTAGGAAATGTGACTGCAGTGAACAGGTAGTTAATACATATATCGCTcgtgctgcagctggaaacatgaATGCAATGTGGACACCACCCGCTAATAACAGACATGTTAATTTTAGCCTTAACTTTACTCTGTGTTTAGCACCAATTAGCAAATTTTAGCAAAATAGCACTCTAACGTAAGAAGCAGTATTGCTCTTGTGCTACTAAATGCTACCAAAACTTAGCTATGATGAGGAGAAAAATGGATGATCTGACTGTTTCGTGCTAACATAACTGTTTAtcttatatttttattaatattttggGGTTGCTGGAGTGTAACATCCAATAGAGAGCAGGGCAGAGCTGTAGCTGTTAGCCTAAACTTTATTAGCACACCATGAGGATCTATGTGCTACGCAGCGCATGTGCTAGTTGTGCACGGGGGCTTTTTTCCTTTAGTATAACTTGTAATCCCACAAAACCATGTAGTTAGTTACTCGGTTACTGTCAGGTGGTGCACAGGCCGAACGTTTGCAGCCTACGTTACAGCGGATAAATGTCCATTCCTTATAGTGCTTATGTTTTggaaaggcaaaaaacaaaagacaccaCTGCCCAGACTCTTTAAATGCCAGGTTGCCATGTGCTCAATCAGTGCCAAAGTTCGTGCACAGTCAACTGTTGCAGGGTATTTTACACTCCATAAAAAGAGACATGTTCAAAATTATGAATCCCTTCAAAAATGATCAGAGAGATAAACACAGAAAGGCTTTAACTATGAGGCAGAGCATAATGCAAAGCAACAGCAATATTATTATTCAATTTGATCCTCCTGTTACGTCATGgcatctgtttcctgtttactGGACACGGAGCACGTAACATAATGCCTGCACGTGTCCATGTGAGGACATATCCAGTGGAGTGGAAGAACCATAGTTGTAgaatcacacatacacacgtacacgtgatgatgatgatgatgatgatggagatgtatgtgtgtttgtggtgggaGGAGGGGTATGACGCTGTTTCCGTGGTAACAGTGGTTAGCTGGGAAGTGAGCCTGTCTCAGAAAACCTCACTGGAGACTGGAGGCAATTAGGTGAAAGCACCGCAGATGTTCCGGTATTACACATAGATGCTGTGGATGATGTATGCGGCATATTGTGCACATGGGTGGCGTGGAGAAAGACAGCCAAtgataaagaaagagagagaattagATTTTGTTCATCTCCAGGGCTCAGAGGAAGATTGTTAAGTACCAGTGAAtttcctttcttcctgtttgagcCCAGGAAGCTTCCGCAAGAGCGTCCTTGAAGGCCATCATGGCAGTAAATCGGAAATATGGAATTCCCTTTACTCTAAGGGAAGTTTAAGGAAATGGAGCGAATCTGGAGTCAGATTTAGGGTttgtgctgctctcctctgtctcagtAATGTGAAGCATCACTTTTAGCATCCTGGAGAGTATGAAGTCCGTGTTGGCCAGAATGTAATTTAGCTTGACAGTTTTCATATTGCCACTGATTTAGTTCGATAAGCTGCACAGCTGGGATTTGAAACCACAGAACAGGAGCAGATTCCTGTAGCTTCCAATATTAAAAGTCAGTGATGGCTGACGCAAATatatattagtgtgtgtgtggaacagcACTCTTATGAACTCATAGAGAGTGACCGATATGGATGCATTTCTTTACCATGTATATGTCATTTTATATCATAGCAATATATATTGTAATATAGTACATTTctacataaaataataataataatatttactGAGTGCTGCTGAAATACCCCAAATATGAGCATACTATAATGTTTAATGTATAATTATCACAATAAGTGCTTTAGCAACACTTTCAAAACACTTTGCAGTATGAACTTAATGACCATGTTCATTTTATTGAGAATGCAAATAATCTCAGAAAGGTAGACATCAATATCATCAGTAGACGTGTGTAGCGCAGACGCTCATGCTGGTGCacgtgcatgtatgtgcacaaaatacaaataaaagagaCACTTTTATAAAAGCACAACtaaattttgctgtttgtggtCAAAAACTAGACTCGAGTCCTTACAGTGCTATTGTTAGAGTGATGTTTACCAAAAACTCTGCACCGCTTGTTGATTACTGTGACCCATTTCAAAATCAGCAGCAGTGGTTTTGTTTTAGCCACGAGATGAATATCATGGCTGTATAAAGTTGTTATAATGACAGTCAGTTGCTTATTTACGTAGCTATCACACATGTTGCAGCATTcacatttacatccatgtccATTCTCTTTtgctgctgggcaggtagcTGCACTgggtttttcacatttttcactgagAACAGCTGCCTGATGGTGACAAAAAGGTTGGtaagagcagtgagagtgaagcaaaacagcagaaactgcAGGCCATAAAACCCAAACAATgaactgataataaaaacaccagcagagctAAGTGAAACTGCAGGGTTGGGGAATAATTCTCTGGTGTTTCACctttttcacatcacacatattGATCCATTGTTCACATAACAGTATTGATTAGTGTAGCTTTAAAGATCAGTCTCCAGTAGGAGCCAATGGGATTCACTCTACAGACAGTGTGGAAATCAGACTAATGCATTGTTTGCTCTGGTCTTTTTGAAAGGATTTGTTGTGAATATAAATACAGCTTGTCTTTTAAAAGCCTGTGAAAGACATCTTGAAACTGTGATAGCATCTCAGAGGATGTTGAATAACAGCATCAGTCTTACATTGATTTTAATAAGACTGTTGAGTGGAGCAAAGTGTCACTATGGTGGTAAGATGTGTGCCGAAGTTCAAACCACTCAAAGAAAGCCCCTCATTGTTGCCTAATCATGATCCCTCAGGGGAAAACAGGTGaagaagagagagtgaaaagCTACTACCCATGAAGAAATGAGACAATGTAAAGGGTACTGCCAAAAAATACTGCATCAGCAAGACAGACGGCCAGATTGAGTTGCTCCTGCTGTTCACCTGCAAGAAGTCCTTCTGATTTTTAAAAGAACGGCTTGTGCTGTTATAATTGGCCCCTTTGTCCAGCATCTGCAGCCCTCACAGCACAAGCCTCACGCGTGCACTCACGCTGCTTCCGAGGCAATTAAAGGCAACCGGTCAAAGTGCATAATGGCTACATTAGGCTAACCCGGCTCATGTCTCGTTGGATCAAGCCTTTGGGAAAACTCGCCGAACTCACGCTAATGACATAAAGTCActtagcagcagcagtggtgaaCAAAATCATTCTGTAACCGAATTTAAGCACAGCGACATTGTAGCAGGCGGCGCATGAGTGCAGACCACAAGGCCAGTGGTGCTATTTTCTTGTGAGTGTCAAATATCATCAGACAAATAATTTCTTAAACGAGATGCAATTAACTAAATATCATGTTCTCTTTTaagaagaaattaaaataaaaccaatgaGATGACAAGTGACAAGTCCCGTGTTCATTTAGAGGCGTTTTTTGCATTGGATATGAATGACCCACACTCAGGCATGTAGGGGAGTCTCTCCGGTATACTCTGGTAGGCCCAGGTGTTAAACGGTAACCCTTGGCCTGGAGTGCCCTCTGGACCTGCtgcacctccctctctctaccctcctcctccctgctgagATGCCGTGTTATGTAGGAGGATTTTGTGTTGTCAGCGGTTGTTGAACAGCTTTTGAAAAAGAACGGCGGTCCTGATCATTGGCCCCGGACACTGCTCGGTCCCCTTCTTCCAAACATTCAAGGTGCTGTAAAGAGCTTGTCTGTTATTTTTGACAGTGAACTAAACTCGATGCAGACTTTCCTATCTTCACGCCACTCTAACTCGTTGTTTACATGCATTGATGCGAGAGCTGTGCAGCGCTCTGCAGCCAGGCTTCCAACTAGCACGCGGCTCACATCACTCCAGGTTTAGCCTCTTCGCACCGGTAACCCATTTCTTCCAGAGTTCATTTTAACGTCCTACTCACGACTTAAAAGGCTTTTACATGATCAGGTGCCAGTGACCTTTTATGCGATCTGTCCCCAAAGGCCTAGATCTGCTGGGTTAGGCCTGATCCAGAGTCCAGGTTAAGGTCAGTGTGCTGACACTGTTTCAGCTTTATAGACCTGCTTTCATGTCTGACCACAacatgtgttttcctttttcttccatCCTGCTGCGCTAGAACACACTTTGTGCTCCTATAGCTTGCAAAGTGCtgtacaattattattattattattattattattattactattattatttagGATGCCACATCATCACTCACATGGTGGCCCaaccctctgtctctcctaCCATTCCTCCTCATCTTACTGCTCATTTAAAAACGGAAGTGGATGTTATGTCAACAAATCAGAATGGAGATGCACTCTCACCCCAGTCTCCAGAGACTAAACTGAAATAACACCATTAAAACATTTGTAACCTGTAGTGGCGATGACAGTCACAGATCTGCAGGGGGTGAAGAGGCGCTTTCCAGCCTCGAGAAGCAGCATGTGAGTGaggagcagctctgtgaagagATGACTGTTCATTACAGGAGGAATTATGGCTTTTTGGGCAGATTGGACACGCAACAAGCCTGGAAGCGGACCAACTGATGCGGCGTCCAAGAGAagatcagcaccatggagagcgCAAAGCCTGCCCAGCACGGAGGACTGGATCGGGGTACTTCGGGGTTTAGGGTGAATACCAGCAAATAAACGGATaaataacagacagaaaaactaATCTTAAAGAATATACACATTTGCaaagtcatttgtttgttgttttatagcTGTTCAGTCTCGTAAAGTTTGAATTTGCGGCTCTCAAACGAACCAGGTCCTGGATTTCAAAGCTCTTGTGTGATTGTAGCATGTCATCATACCTTGTGCACGAGTTCCTCATCATATGTCGGAGCTGGGGGAGTCTTTGCCTGGCTGTCGGTGGTCTCTCTGGATTCGTAGCCGCTGTCGGGATGGATCTCCGGGTAAGAGGTGGTGTAGTGCGCCGAGATCGGCTCCATGGACTCCATCCGCTCCATCCTGTCGTCCTCCCTGCGCGCTTGTAAGACGGAGGAGCGTGGTGAGGAGAATAAAACCCGACAGAGcacacagctctctctcctctttctctctcagtctctctctcctctctctctctttctctctatctctctctgtcagtctctctctctctctctctctctctctctctctctgtgcagccaGTCCTCCCCACGCAACCTCCTCTGAGCTCCACGCCGCTCTGAAGCTCCTCCTTCACAGTGAATCACAGTCTGCGGGCTTCTGCCTACATCACTTCACATTTACAAGGCATGTCGTGATCATTCAGCCACATCACGCAGcacacagtgcagtgtgtgtgtgtgtgtgtgtgtgtgtgtgtgtgtgtgtgtgtgacagagaaagagagatgttaCAGTCAAGTCTTCCAGGCTTTCTTTTAAGTGTTAGTAGTAGATTTTTTCGTAAAGGTGACATCAAATACCATTTTTCCAGGACTTTAACATAGAAAAACTGTTGATTGTAGCCTttaatgtttttgctttcaaaagCTTTAAAGGTTTTTGAGTCAGGTCTGAGCAGTCAAGTCCAGGCCAGTCTGCAAGTACAATTTGGAGATACTTACAGCAGTGCATCTCAGAAGCAAATATTGTACACTCaatctgctgcatttatttttctactgtTACAAGATCATTTTAGTCAACTCTCTGTATTCATTTCTGCCTTTGGTTAGCCCCCTTTCAACTTCCCCACCACACATGCATGACATCTTTATTTTGCACAAACTCAGTCTGACTTCTCATTTTGCTAACTTAACACAGCATCAATGTGCCAGCAgccaaaacacaagaacaatgACAGTGACGCATATAAAAGATGGCAAATCTACTGACAATCCCTCAAAACGTTATTATAGAAGAgtttaagttcatgtttcactttttataCAAATGAATACAGAAGCTACATGTAAGAAATAAATCACTTCATTTACAATGCATGCACAATATTTAGAAGGTGATgagtttttgtgtctttttcaatgaaaatatgaagaatTCAATGTTTACTCACAAATGTTTTAAGGTCTGcagacatgcatgtgtgtgtgtgtgtgtgtgtgtgtgcatggtgaAATCATGGAATGACACGGTGTGAAAGCCTCACATcagcacaaaaaaatgtttttcttagCTCGTCTGTGCATGATATAAAATTGTACTATTGTGAATATAACATGTTCAGTGTATTCACAGATTAATACATAGATTCCattgaacaaataaaacatataatCACTTGATATCACATATGCTAATATATATATGGActattttatatatgtattgATGTActatattgtttttaaaaagccaaaGGTGAGTTTGTCTTGCGTCTCCATTAACTTCCACTAGAGTTTGCACAAGAGTCGGTGTCACGGAGCTTTTCCCTCTCATATCCTGAATGAGGACAAGCCTGTTTGAGGTGAGTTATTTGTGCTGGAGACTCCACCGCTCTCCTGACACGGTGTTAATATTTAGCTGCTGGTTAATCCTGGGGGATCTGGTGTCTGCATGAGGTTTAGGAGTTTCCAAAAAGGCAAAGAGTGCAGCTGGGGCTGGAGTGCAAAGGAAGGATTTGTTGCAAAGCTGCAGATAAGGTGTGCAGAGTGTGGAAACTGTTTCATGTCTTCTCTCAAAGAGACTCTTGCGATGGCTCCAGAGCTGCTGAATGTCATTGTGGCTTCAGGTGAGTCCagaacttttatttattatctatttatttatttatttgataagATGTGGGAGGAAATGTCTACTAAGGAACACAGTCTCTGTGTATATCACAGTATGATAAAGCAAAAAGCAGCCCAGTTGGGGGAGTGATGTGTTGGTAGAGTATTAAATTaagttgtttttaataatttctcaTCAGCACAGATCTTTTTAAGGTAGGCAAATTACAGAATTAAGGCCTCAAATGGATCTAacaggctttttaaaaatctggatGCTGACTGTACATTGCGGGCAGGTTTCGCTGTAAACAAACTGTCACTTTAAATTTCAATCAGCTCACTCTAGTCAAAGGTTCACTGAAAATATGTCAGTATACGAACATGAAAGTAACTTGGCAAcatatgttttttgtgtcacatgactggaaatttcagtcatttgtgttttttacattcaaacagCTTATATGACAGAAAGGATTGCAGGttactgaatgttttttatGGTTATTAATAAGTTGTATGTACGTATCAAATGTTTAATGAGACACTTGTCAGGCATTTGGTGTCCAAAGACTCTGATTCATGCAAGGGGGCATATTCCCCATTTCCCCCTATGGTCGTTTATGCACGGTCCACATGTAGCCTGCTGTGCGACCATCCAGCCCTCCCACCCTCTTCCCTTCTGAAGCCGTGACAGtgtgctgtttctgtcctcCCCCTCAGTGTCCTGCGTAGCTTTCTGTTTAGTGATCTTGATGCTGGTGGTGGTCTTCTACAGAAAGGATCCTCTGTGCTGCAAATTCAGACCCTACAGGACAGAGCACTATACAGTAAGAACAGCTATCAACTGCAGTAACCACAGAGAGGCTTCAGGCTTCAGTCACGTCAACTATGACCCCTTCACACTGCTGTAGATTCTGTTGGATGGAGGTGTCTAGATGCTGGTATACTGTTGTGTCTTCCAGAAACGTAATACTttattaatgtgtatgttgcattttactgctgtagatgtttaaggttgagatttaactactttatttattgttagctagtttaatctacagcaatgcatcatgttttcacCACAATGCATCATGTTCTCATcgcctgttttcagctttgtgtcaATGCATTTTCCAACTAGTCCAAGAGTAGTGAATAGTTTTTTCAGCTTAAGAAGTGGGAGAATGTTTAAACCCACACAGGAATCGATTCCAATCACCCAATCTGGAGACAATTTGAAAAGTAATGAGCAACTAAAGTAGTGGAGtacaaagtacaatatttgcctctgaaatattgtggagtacaagtataaagttgcatgaactgaaaacactctACTCACACTGAATTtgaagtacagtacagtaaatgttCTTAGTTACATTAAACCACTGCCAACCAGCCCTACTGTGTATATTAAACACACATCTATTTCTGAATCTGACCATGCAACCAcaatatactatatatatta contains:
- the LOC121625039 gene encoding ras-related protein Rab-37-like, which encodes MERMESMEPISAHYTTSYPEIHPDSGYESRETTDSQAKTPPAPTYDEELVHKTILVGDSGVGKTSLLVQFDQGKFIPGSFSATVGIGFTNKVVTVDDVKVKLQIWDTAGQERFRSVTHAYYRDAHALLLLYDITSKTSFDNIRAWLTEVHEYAQSDVVIMLLGNKADMSSDRAIRRDEGERLAREYSVPFMETSAKTGVNVELAFTAVAKELKHRAVQHPNEPKFQIHEYIEAQREKSGCCSYF